From the genome of Vigna angularis cultivar LongXiaoDou No.4 chromosome 11, ASM1680809v1, whole genome shotgun sequence, one region includes:
- the LOC108333738 gene encoding transcription factor MYB41 — protein sequence MGRAPCCNKNGLKKGPWTPEEDLMLTNYIQTHGPGNWRTLPKNAGLQRCGKSCRLRWTNYLRPDIKRGRFSFEEEETIIQLHSVLGNKWSAIAARLPGRTDNEIKNYWNTHIRKRLLRMGIDPVTHAPRLDLLDMSSILRSAIGNVNPSFLNLQGLLSAQALMNPEFLKLAATATLLSLKNDHNQNPSNLVSQVQQQFNNSVGNCQVQSQVFPNQFQTPTKSNNVNNGISMSPDNSLPSYLGEHSYLNPQQNQVDLLQDPELVHLLNSANQNIGYESVLSTPLSTPTPLNSSSTYVNSSTEEERDTYCSDVFKLEIPESLDISDFL from the exons ATGGGAAGAGCACCTTGTTGCAACAAAAATGGTCTCAAAAAGGGTCCTTGGACACCTGAAGAGGATCTCATGCTCACCAACTACATTCAAACTCATGGACCTGGAAATTGGCGAACCCTTCCCAAGAATGCTG GTTTACAACGATGTGGCAAGAGTTGCCGTCTTCGATGGACTAATTACCTTAGACCCGATATCAAGAGAGGAAGGTTCTCGTTTGAAGAAGAAGAGACCATCATTCAGCTTCACAGTGTCTTGGGAAACAA GTGGTCGGCAATAGCAGCTAGGTTGCCAGGGAGAACCGACAATGAAATAAAGAACTATTGGAACACTCACATCAGGAAGAGGTTGCTGCGAATGGGAATCGACCCTGTTACACACGCTCCACGCCTTGATCTTCTTGACATGTCCTCGATTCTTAGGTCAGCAATCGGCAACGTTAATCCATCGTTTCTGAATCTGCAAGGTTTGCTGAGTGCCCAGGCGTTGATGAACCCAGAGTTTCTGAAGCTCGCTGCCACTGCCACTTTGTTATCATTGAAGAATGATCACAATCAGAACCCATCAAACTTAGTTtcacaagttcaacaacaattCAATAACAGTGTAGGGAATTGTCAAGTGCAAAGCCAGGTTTTCCCTAATCAGTTTCAGACTCCAACTAAAAGCAACAACGTGAATAATGGGATTTCAATGTCCCCAGACAATTCACTTCCTTCCTATCTCGGTGAGCATAGTTACCTTAACCCTCAACAAAACCAAGTTGATTTGCTACAGGACCCGGAATTGGTACATTTGTTAAACAGTGCAAACCAAAACATAGGCTACGAATCCGTTCTGTCTACGCCTTTGTCTACCCCAACTCCATTGAATTCATCATCCACTTATGTGAATAGCAGCACCGAGGAAGAGAGGGACACGTATTGCAGCGATGTATTCAAGTTAGAAATTCCAGAGAGTTTGGACATTAGTGATTTCTTGTAA